The following coding sequences are from one Paenibacillus sp. JDR-2 window:
- a CDS encoding response regulator transcription factor: protein MQRTTILIAEDDPDIAELIALHLGKEGYQLLKAADGREAVRLVQTNTIDLVILDIMMPHMDGYEVVRVIREQQYRMPIIFLSAKTSDFDKISGLVMGADDYMTKPFNPMELLARVNAQLRRFRQLNQPVAAPTHAASAIVAGGLTIDQEQRNVTLYNDRIDLTPKEFDILYLLASHPKKVFSAEHIFQQVWGEAYYESGGNTVMVHIRTLRKKLGEDKQHQQWIKTVWGVGYAFQG, encoded by the coding sequence ATGCAGCGCACAACGATCTTGATTGCGGAGGATGACCCGGATATTGCGGAGCTGATTGCGCTCCATCTAGGCAAGGAAGGCTACCAGCTGCTGAAGGCCGCTGACGGGAGAGAAGCCGTCCGTCTCGTTCAGACGAATACAATCGATCTGGTTATTCTCGACATTATGATGCCGCATATGGACGGTTACGAAGTGGTTCGCGTTATTCGGGAGCAGCAATACCGGATGCCGATTATTTTTTTAAGCGCCAAGACGTCCGATTTCGATAAAATATCCGGCCTCGTCATGGGCGCCGACGATTATATGACCAAACCGTTTAATCCGATGGAGCTGCTCGCAAGAGTAAATGCCCAGCTTAGACGCTTCAGGCAGCTGAATCAGCCGGTCGCCGCTCCAACTCATGCGGCTTCCGCCATTGTGGCGGGAGGGCTGACGATTGACCAGGAGCAGCGGAACGTTACCTTGTACAATGACCGGATTGATCTGACGCCGAAGGAATTCGATATTCTGTATTTGTTGGCCAGCCATCCGAAGAAGGTATTCAGCGCGGAACATATTTTCCAGCAGGTATGGGGCGAGGCCTATTACGAGAGCGGCGGCAACACGGTGATGGTTCATATCCGGACATTACGCAAGAAGCTTGGCGAGGACAAGCAGCATCAGCAATGGATCAAGACGGTCTGGGGGGTAGGTTATGCCTTTCAAGGCTAA
- a CDS encoding TlpA family protein disulfide reductase, with amino-acid sequence MKKSTWILIGAVVAFVLLSLYVTHNYSIKTDAAVSAAETRTETAKEPAVDFTLKDLDGKEVTLSGLTGKPVYINFWATWCKWCDKEMPALEKVYQDYKDKGLVVLSVDVGEKQGDVAKYIAEKQYHFPVVLDSDKSVTYAYGIKSIPVSILVNESGDVVFKRVGHMTEEDMRAAIDPLFP; translated from the coding sequence GTGAAAAAATCAACCTGGATTCTGATCGGAGCCGTTGTCGCGTTTGTGCTGCTCTCGCTATACGTCACCCATAACTACAGTATCAAGACGGATGCTGCCGTTTCGGCAGCGGAAACGAGGACAGAGACAGCCAAAGAGCCTGCGGTTGATTTTACCCTGAAGGATTTGGACGGCAAGGAGGTAACGCTGTCTGGACTTACGGGAAAGCCCGTCTACATCAACTTCTGGGCGACCTGGTGCAAATGGTGCGACAAGGAGATGCCGGCGCTGGAGAAGGTGTATCAGGATTATAAGGATAAAGGGCTTGTCGTCCTGTCGGTTGACGTTGGAGAAAAGCAGGGGGATGTGGCGAAGTATATCGCGGAGAAGCAATATCATTTTCCGGTGGTGCTGGATTCGGATAAGAGCGTTACGTATGCCTATGGCATTAAATCCATCCCTGTCTCTATCCTCGTGAACGAATCGGGCGATGTGGTTTTCAAAAGGGTTGGCCATATGACAGAGGAAGACATGCGGGCGGCAATTGATCCGCTGTTTCCATAG
- a CDS encoding aminoglycoside phosphotransferase family protein: protein MNDLLLAIPELQDGMKLEAIQKGYSGDSKYIAYDRHGEAVYVLRTYALEEEARKQQEFRVLEQLREQEVMCSLPIAMGKLEELSLGYMLLSYIEGGDAIDELPALSVSRQYEIGLQAGAELRKINRIEAPASIEPWETRVLAKYRRYREGYEQSGVTVAFEGQLFAFIEANLGLLKGRPNRLQHDDFHTGNLIVKDRRLSGVIDVNRFDWGDPVHEFLKAGFFSVEASIPFAVGQIDGYYGEGELEDSFWALYSLYIALTILSSIVWILRVRPEELGDMLARVKKVWEDHDGFERLVPKWYSEYKR, encoded by the coding sequence ATGAATGATTTGTTATTGGCCATACCCGAGCTGCAAGACGGCATGAAGCTGGAGGCCATTCAGAAAGGGTACTCCGGGGACAGCAAGTATATCGCTTACGACCGTCACGGTGAAGCGGTGTATGTGCTCCGAACCTATGCGCTCGAAGAGGAAGCAAGGAAGCAACAGGAATTCCGGGTGCTTGAGCAGCTGCGGGAGCAGGAGGTTATGTGCTCGTTGCCGATTGCGATGGGTAAGCTGGAGGAGCTGAGTCTTGGCTACATGCTGTTGTCTTACATCGAAGGCGGCGATGCGATAGACGAGCTTCCGGCCTTAAGCGTAAGCAGGCAGTATGAGATTGGTCTGCAGGCGGGAGCCGAGCTGCGCAAAATCAATCGGATTGAGGCGCCGGCATCTATCGAGCCTTGGGAGACCCGCGTACTCGCGAAATACAGGCGGTACCGGGAGGGCTATGAACAAAGCGGCGTTACGGTTGCATTCGAGGGGCAGCTGTTTGCCTTTATCGAAGCGAATCTTGGGTTGTTGAAAGGGCGCCCGAACAGGCTGCAGCATGACGATTTCCATACCGGCAACCTCATCGTGAAGGACAGGCGGTTGTCCGGCGTCATTGATGTGAACCGGTTTGACTGGGGAGATCCCGTGCATGAGTTTCTGAAGGCAGGTTTTTTCAGCGTGGAGGCCAGTATTCCGTTTGCGGTTGGTCAGATCGACGGCTATTACGGGGAAGGGGAGCTTGAGGATTCCTTCTGGGCTTTATATTCGCTTTATATCGCGCTGACGATTCTGTCCTCGATCGTCTGGATTCTTCGCGTACGTCCGGAAGAGCTCGGCGATATGCTGGCCCGGGTAAAAAAAGTATGGGAGGACCATGACGGCTTTGAGCGTTTGGTGCCGAAGTGGTATTCCGAATATAAACGGTAA
- a CDS encoding HSP90 family protein yields the protein MNFQVNLQGIIDLLSNHLYSDPGVFVRELLQNAVDAVTARKRLGHITEGKVAVELFPSSHTISFMDNGIGLTESEIEQFLARIGSTTKKADQDSADDYIGQFGVGLLSCFVISDEIVLITRSALDGDSLEWRGKPDGTYVTNKLKRTVPIGTTVYLKLKPEYEEYAEWYKMYQQLERFGKYLETPIVLTEDKDSRQINDTTPPWRMSQSEAISYIEDSEYEKPMDIIPLKSLIGDTEGIAYILPYSVSLQDEKRHKVYLKRVLLSDKMNNILPSWAFFVNGIINTNSLRPTASRESFQENDLFYAVRDELGVCIKRYLIELADNDPELFARIVLIHYASIKTMAAEDEELYELFILHLSFETSFGDLKMADILRNHRTVMVTSSFDEFRQVARVAKAQNMMVINGGYVHDLELVRKLPSIDEQVQVSVLDILSFSSRFESLGRSERDEVQPFLDLADRLLAPYQCRSLIKWFEPADIPVLFNINQEVNFFKMMEESEEQANTLFAEVIHVIKDELYEKPYARLCFNYNNPIVRKAIASGDLKLQQNSIELLYTQALLMGNHPLSSEELRLMNESLLQFMNMGLDRNAEVGR from the coding sequence ATGAATTTTCAGGTGAATCTACAAGGTATTATTGATCTCTTATCCAATCATTTGTATTCCGATCCGGGCGTATTCGTCCGCGAGCTGCTTCAGAATGCGGTGGATGCGGTGACGGCGAGAAAGAGACTTGGACATATAACGGAGGGGAAGGTAGCGGTAGAGCTGTTCCCGTCCTCGCATACGATCTCTTTCATGGATAACGGCATCGGTCTTACGGAATCGGAAATCGAACAATTTCTGGCGCGGATCGGAAGCACAACAAAGAAGGCGGATCAGGACTCGGCGGACGATTACATCGGCCAGTTCGGCGTTGGTCTTCTGTCCTGCTTCGTCATCAGCGACGAGATTGTGCTTATTACACGGTCCGCCCTCGATGGCGATTCGCTGGAATGGCGCGGCAAGCCGGATGGCACCTATGTCACGAATAAGCTGAAGAGAACGGTTCCGATCGGAACAACGGTGTATCTGAAGCTGAAGCCGGAATACGAGGAATACGCCGAGTGGTATAAGATGTACCAGCAGCTCGAGCGATTCGGCAAATATTTGGAGACGCCAATCGTGCTGACGGAGGACAAGGACAGCCGGCAGATCAACGATACGACTCCTCCTTGGCGCATGAGCCAATCGGAAGCGATCTCCTATATCGAGGACAGCGAGTACGAGAAACCGATGGATATTATTCCTCTGAAGTCTCTGATCGGAGACACGGAAGGGATTGCTTATATATTGCCTTATTCCGTCAGCCTGCAGGACGAGAAACGCCATAAGGTATACCTGAAGCGCGTCCTGCTGTCGGACAAAATGAACAATATTTTGCCGTCATGGGCCTTTTTCGTCAATGGCATCATTAACACAAACAGCCTTCGGCCAACGGCGTCGAGGGAGTCGTTCCAGGAAAACGACCTTTTCTACGCGGTACGGGATGAGCTTGGAGTCTGCATCAAGCGGTATCTGATAGAGCTCGCTGACAATGATCCGGAATTATTCGCTCGGATTGTGCTTATTCATTATGCTTCGATTAAAACGATGGCTGCCGAGGACGAAGAGCTATATGAGCTGTTTATCCTGCATTTGAGCTTCGAAACGTCATTCGGCGATCTGAAAATGGCCGATATATTGCGTAATCACCGTACCGTTATGGTCACTTCCAGCTTTGACGAGTTCAGGCAGGTAGCCCGCGTGGCGAAAGCCCAGAACATGATGGTCATTAACGGCGGTTACGTCCATGACCTGGAGCTGGTTCGGAAGCTTCCTTCCATTGACGAGCAGGTGCAGGTCAGCGTGCTCGATATTCTCAGCTTCTCCAGCCGCTTCGAATCGCTCGGCCGGAGCGAGCGGGATGAAGTGCAGCCTTTCCTGGACCTGGCGGACCGGCTTCTTGCGCCGTATCAATGCCGCTCGTTGATCAAATGGTTCGAGCCCGCGGACATTCCCGTCCTCTTCAACATTAATCAGGAGGTTAACTTCTTCAAGATGATGGAGGAGAGCGAGGAGCAGGCGAACACGCTGTTTGCCGAGGTTATTCACGTGATCAAGGACGAGTTGTACGAGAAGCCTTATGCAAGACTGTGCTTCAACTACAATAATCCGATTGTCCGCAAGGCTATCGCATCCGGTGATCTTAAGCTCCAGCAGAACAGCATTGAGCTGTTATATACGCAGGCGCTGCTTATGGGGAACCATCCGCTCAGCAGCGAGGAGCTAAGACTGATGAACGAGTCGCTGCTTCAATTCATGAATATGGGCCTTGACCGGAACGCCGAGGTCGGCAGATGA
- a CDS encoding sensor histidine kinase, with the protein MPFKAKKLRSFRTRMIELFVMSLLISGAVTYLIYRLLKSYYNQRVRYADDPIVQARSWLNDIGDLNFFLIFFLPLSFFFFYLFTKPYVSYFKEISTGIHRLANGDFTGRVMVPSDDEFGVIAGDLNVAGEMLQKAVERGDFAESSKDQLVLNLAHDLRTPLTSVLGYLDFILRDEQLSLEQVRHFAAIAFNKSQRLERLVDELFEVTRMNYGMLTLDKKQIDLSELLMQLSEELYPVFVKSRLTARLELPPHLVMEADGELLARVFENLLTNAARYGQDGEYVDIKGRTENGHAILEIINYGDSIKPEDLPHLFDMFYTGDRARSPEGSTGLGLFIVKNIVEQHQGIITAESSTIRTVFTVKLPI; encoded by the coding sequence ATGCCTTTCAAGGCTAAAAAGTTACGCAGCTTCCGCACCCGGATGATCGAACTGTTCGTCATGAGCCTGCTCATCTCTGGAGCGGTGACGTACCTGATTTACAGGCTGCTGAAGTCTTACTACAACCAACGAGTCCGTTATGCCGACGATCCGATCGTCCAGGCCCGCAGCTGGCTTAACGATATTGGCGATTTGAATTTCTTCCTGATTTTCTTCCTGCCGTTATCGTTCTTCTTCTTTTATTTATTCACCAAGCCTTACGTCTCTTACTTCAAGGAAATATCGACAGGTATTCACCGGCTCGCCAACGGGGATTTCACCGGAAGGGTGATGGTTCCCTCCGATGACGAGTTTGGCGTTATTGCGGGGGACTTGAACGTAGCGGGCGAGATGCTGCAAAAGGCGGTGGAGCGGGGAGACTTCGCCGAGAGCAGCAAGGATCAGCTCGTGCTTAATCTTGCGCATGATCTGCGGACACCTCTCACCTCGGTGCTCGGCTATCTGGATTTTATTCTGCGCGACGAGCAGCTGTCCCTTGAGCAGGTCCGGCATTTTGCCGCTATCGCGTTTAATAAATCCCAGCGCTTGGAGCGGCTGGTGGACGAGTTGTTCGAGGTTACCCGGATGAACTACGGCATGCTGACGCTGGACAAGAAGCAGATTGATTTGTCCGAGCTGCTGATGCAGCTGAGCGAAGAGCTGTACCCGGTGTTTGTGAAGAGCCGACTGACGGCAAGGCTGGAGCTTCCTCCCCATCTCGTGATGGAGGCGGACGGCGAGCTGCTCGCCCGGGTATTCGAGAATTTGCTGACGAATGCCGCCCGTTACGGGCAGGATGGCGAATATGTAGATATTAAGGGAAGAACCGAGAACGGCCATGCCATTCTAGAGATTATCAATTACGGCGATTCGATCAAGCCGGAGGATCTGCCGCATCTGTTCGATATGTTCTACACCGGAGACCGCGCCCGTTCTCCCGAAGGCAGTACGGGGCTAGGGCTGTTTATCGTCAAAAATATCGTCGAGCAGCATCAAGGCATCATAACGGCGGAGAGCAGCACGATCCGGACCGTATTTACGGTTAAACTACCGATTTAA
- a CDS encoding YhgE/Pip domain-containing protein, whose product MNIFKQKILWLGVLVITLVLTVFGLAMMGSVIGSKPHDVPVALVVQDEPVDLPTGDKLAVGEMIKQQLTSNTQLPINWKIVGSEEEARKGLDSRDYYGALVLPKDLSAGVASMMGPAPAPATVQIISNEGMNSQAATVVKQGLGQVMKMVSLELSKSALEQLSQRSEQIPAATASALLAPIQVKEEAVHPVGANNASGNAPGLLTQIMWIGSLVTAMMLFLASNNAKKAAGRKWPAHLMQPVIGLVLIGAASGLIVWMANAWYGMELSHATDTWLFLWLSGSAFYMLQSMLLNWIGFPAMAILVLLMFFSMPILNMPVEFLSDTTQNLLYSWTPLRFVAGGLRETMYFGGLEAVSSNAAVLWSIAGGCLVLLLAAGVKKGKAASAQTAASI is encoded by the coding sequence ATGAATATTTTTAAACAAAAAATATTATGGCTTGGCGTGCTGGTCATTACGCTTGTGCTTACGGTATTTGGACTTGCGATGATGGGGTCCGTCATTGGATCCAAACCGCATGACGTACCGGTGGCCTTGGTCGTGCAGGATGAGCCCGTTGATCTGCCGACCGGAGATAAGCTGGCCGTAGGCGAAATGATCAAGCAGCAGCTGACCTCTAATACACAGCTGCCGATCAACTGGAAGATAGTCGGCTCGGAAGAAGAAGCGCGCAAAGGGCTGGACTCGCGCGATTATTACGGCGCGCTTGTGCTGCCGAAGGATTTAAGTGCTGGAGTAGCATCAATGATGGGGCCGGCACCTGCCCCCGCAACCGTGCAAATCATAAGCAATGAAGGCATGAATTCGCAGGCGGCAACGGTTGTGAAGCAAGGGCTCGGCCAAGTGATGAAGATGGTATCCCTCGAGTTGTCGAAATCGGCCCTTGAGCAGCTGTCCCAGCGCTCCGAGCAGATTCCGGCTGCTACGGCATCGGCACTGCTCGCACCTATTCAAGTGAAGGAAGAAGCCGTTCATCCGGTTGGCGCTAATAACGCAAGCGGCAACGCGCCGGGACTGCTCACGCAAATTATGTGGATTGGCAGCCTGGTGACGGCGATGATGCTGTTCCTTGCCAGCAATAATGCGAAAAAAGCGGCTGGCCGCAAATGGCCGGCTCATCTGATGCAGCCAGTCATTGGCCTGGTGCTGATCGGTGCCGCTTCCGGCCTCATCGTTTGGATGGCTAACGCCTGGTACGGCATGGAGCTGTCGCATGCCACGGATACATGGCTGTTCTTATGGCTGAGCGGTTCGGCGTTCTACATGCTGCAATCGATGCTGCTCAACTGGATTGGCTTCCCGGCAATGGCGATTCTCGTCCTGCTCATGTTCTTCTCGATGCCAATCCTGAACATGCCGGTCGAATTCCTGTCGGATACGACGCAAAACCTGCTGTACTCGTGGACACCGCTTCGCTTTGTAGCGGGCGGACTGCGGGAAACCATGTACTTCGGCGGGCTCGAGGCCGTCAGCTCGAACGCGGCTGTCTTGTGGAGCATTGCGGGCGGATGCCTGGTTCTGCTGCTTGCCGCAGGCGTGAAAAAAGGAAAAGCGGCATCGGCGCAAACCGCCGCTTCTATATAA
- a CDS encoding TetR/AcrR family transcriptional regulator, with protein sequence MSEKIDRRKAKTKQQIYDSLMALIAEKGVEHVTVTDITNHANLNRGTFYLHYRDVPDVLQQLKDHVFKSIEQYVKKLDFRTAMEYADRRVPYPLGVRIFQEFAKHADFLKVMFGPKGDLSYAIQFRKLMARHIYQKIDIPEANLNIRRDYVVAYMTSAHFGMLMHWIECDLDQSPEQMAFIMMNVINFGPLVSFGLKEMPPAKS encoded by the coding sequence ATGTCCGAGAAAATCGACCGGAGAAAAGCAAAAACGAAACAGCAGATTTATGATTCGCTGATGGCTCTTATCGCCGAGAAGGGCGTTGAGCATGTAACGGTTACCGATATTACAAACCATGCCAACCTGAACCGCGGGACGTTCTATCTGCATTACCGGGATGTGCCCGATGTACTTCAGCAGCTCAAGGATCACGTATTCAAAAGCATCGAACAGTATGTAAAAAAACTCGATTTCCGCACGGCAATGGAATATGCCGACCGCCGGGTGCCTTACCCGCTTGGGGTGAGGATCTTTCAGGAGTTTGCGAAGCATGCCGATTTCTTGAAGGTAATGTTTGGCCCTAAGGGCGATCTCTCCTACGCCATTCAATTCCGCAAGCTGATGGCCCGGCATATTTACCAGAAGATCGATATTCCCGAAGCTAATCTGAACATCCGCCGGGACTACGTGGTTGCTTATATGACCTCCGCGCATTTCGGCATGCTTATGCATTGGATAGAATGCGACCTGGATCAATCGCCGGAGCAGATGGCATTCATTATGATGAACGTCATCAACTTTGGACCGCTTGTATCGTTTGGATTAAAGGAGATGCCTCCTGCCAAGTCGTAA
- a CDS encoding D-Ala-D-Ala carboxypeptidase VanY codes for MKKWVFAFILVILLSYGISQLNVKSAGEDKVDIENGSLPQQDSKMITVSKEQMYKGDLLLVNNDYALHPEGIRSDIVSLSDRQDLVQGYGLLDPSIQLSESVAKDFGEMVKGAKKDGVEHFLISSGYRDAEKQDQLYRDMGHDYALPAYHSEHNLGLSLDIGSTTAKMDEAEEGKWLKKHAWEYGFILRYPKGKEDITGIQYEPWHFRYVGKAHSAIMYKQDLTLEQYLDKLKQTKAMSITADGQKYTVAYYPMVGSGATIQVQNGKPYEVSGNNYDGVIVTMYA; via the coding sequence ATGAAGAAGTGGGTTTTTGCGTTTATCCTTGTCATCCTGTTAAGTTACGGGATCTCGCAGCTTAATGTAAAAAGCGCCGGGGAAGACAAGGTTGATATAGAAAACGGGTCGCTGCCGCAGCAAGACAGCAAGATGATTACCGTGAGCAAGGAGCAGATGTATAAGGGGGATCTGCTCCTTGTGAATAACGACTATGCTCTGCATCCGGAAGGGATACGTTCGGATATCGTCTCGTTATCGGATCGTCAGGATCTGGTCCAAGGCTACGGCCTGCTTGATCCGTCGATTCAGCTGTCCGAGTCGGTGGCAAAGGACTTTGGCGAGATGGTGAAAGGAGCGAAAAAAGACGGTGTGGAGCATTTTCTCATCAGCAGCGGCTACCGCGACGCGGAAAAGCAAGACCAGCTGTACCGCGATATGGGGCATGACTATGCGCTTCCTGCTTACCACAGCGAGCATAATCTCGGCTTATCGCTGGATATCGGTTCAACCACTGCAAAGATGGACGAGGCCGAGGAAGGCAAGTGGTTGAAGAAGCACGCATGGGAATACGGGTTTATTTTGCGTTATCCGAAAGGGAAAGAAGACATTACAGGCATTCAATATGAACCGTGGCATTTCCGTTATGTCGGGAAGGCGCATAGCGCCATCATGTATAAGCAGGATCTGACGCTGGAGCAGTATCTGGACAAGCTGAAGCAAACGAAGGCCATGTCGATTACGGCAGACGGTCAAAAATATACTGTCGCCTACTACCCGATGGTCGGAAGCGGTGCCACCATTCAAGTGCAGAACGGCAAGCCGTACGAGGTATCCGGCAACAATTACGACGGCGTAATCGTAACGATGTACGCCTAG
- a CDS encoding LLM class flavin-dependent oxidoreductase yields MTESATHFELGISTFLEAKPHPGMGGAYSHAERIRNSVEEMILADQVGLDVYGIGEHHRQDYAASAPHVILAAAAAQTKHLRLTSAVTVLSSDDPVRVYQGFSTVDAISNGRAEIMAGRGSFIESFPLFGYSLEDYDELFDEKLELLLQITKEEKVSWQGNHRAAIDNLAVYPRAVQDPLPVWIATGGNPQSAIRAGVLGLPVCFAIIGGMPERFAPLVELYKEAYIRAGHDPKKMQIGSHSHGFISDTDTRATELFYPAQQAMMNVIGRERGWPPYTFEAYDAARSMRGALYVGEAEYVAEKIILLHKNLGLTRFFLHVDTSSIPHKDMMRAIELLGTKVAPIVRKEIGASAK; encoded by the coding sequence ATGACCGAATCGGCAACCCATTTTGAACTTGGCATTAGTACCTTTCTGGAAGCAAAACCTCATCCGGGTATGGGCGGGGCTTACAGCCACGCGGAACGGATCCGCAATAGCGTTGAAGAAATGATTCTGGCCGACCAGGTTGGCCTTGATGTATACGGGATCGGGGAGCATCACCGGCAGGATTACGCGGCAAGCGCGCCTCATGTCATTCTTGCGGCTGCGGCCGCGCAGACGAAGCATCTCCGTCTGACAAGCGCCGTTACCGTATTATCGTCGGACGACCCGGTGCGCGTGTACCAAGGCTTCTCCACCGTTGACGCGATCTCGAACGGCCGTGCCGAAATTATGGCGGGCAGAGGCTCGTTTATCGAATCGTTCCCGCTCTTTGGTTACAGCCTCGAGGATTATGACGAGCTGTTCGACGAGAAGCTGGAGCTGCTGCTCCAAATTACGAAGGAAGAGAAAGTCAGCTGGCAAGGCAATCACCGCGCCGCGATCGATAACCTAGCAGTCTACCCGCGTGCGGTGCAGGACCCGCTTCCGGTCTGGATTGCAACCGGCGGCAACCCGCAGTCGGCGATCCGCGCGGGCGTACTTGGCCTTCCGGTCTGCTTCGCGATCATAGGCGGCATGCCGGAGCGGTTCGCTCCGCTTGTTGAGCTTTACAAGGAAGCTTATATCCGTGCCGGCCATGATCCGAAAAAGATGCAAATCGGCTCGCACTCGCACGGCTTCATTAGCGACACGGATACGAGAGCAACCGAGCTCTTCTACCCTGCCCAGCAGGCAATGATGAACGTAATCGGCCGCGAACGCGGATGGCCGCCATACACCTTCGAAGCTTACGATGCGGCGCGCAGCATGCGTGGTGCGCTTTATGTTGGCGAAGCAGAGTATGTAGCGGAGAAAATTATTTTGCTGCATAAAAACCTGGGCTTAACCCGCTTCTTCCTGCATGTCGACACCAGCTCGATTCCGCATAAGGATATGATGCGCGCCATTGAACTGCTTGGCACCAAAGTAGCGCCGATTGTCCGCAAGGAAATCGGTGCTTCGGCAAAATAA
- a CDS encoding TetR/AcrR family transcriptional regulator, which produces MFEQYNKVQKAVLETTLQIIIRKELQATSMALIAKESKVSTGSIYHYFSSKEEIINELYTSIVTYNGQFVQEGLNREGTIRERFNWGWERVIETSRQYPEGFQFIEQYSFSPYIYEEVKQKAYNGGWCAPMNKLYADAMEQELFREMDPKLLVQMHYGSMVYMVKSYLQGNSDLTDAGIGQAIEVCWQGAIRG; this is translated from the coding sequence ATGTTCGAACAATACAACAAAGTACAGAAAGCCGTGCTCGAGACAACGCTGCAGATTATTATCCGCAAGGAGCTTCAGGCTACTTCGATGGCTCTTATCGCCAAGGAGTCCAAGGTATCGACGGGCAGCATTTATCATTATTTCAGCAGCAAGGAAGAAATTATTAACGAGCTGTACACGTCTATCGTTACGTATAACGGCCAGTTCGTCCAGGAAGGCTTGAACCGGGAAGGGACGATCCGGGAGCGGTTCAACTGGGGTTGGGAACGCGTGATCGAGACCAGCCGGCAGTATCCGGAGGGATTCCAGTTCATCGAGCAGTATTCCTTCTCGCCGTATATTTACGAAGAGGTGAAGCAAAAAGCCTACAACGGCGGCTGGTGCGCACCGATGAACAAGCTTTATGCGGATGCGATGGAGCAAGAACTGTTCAGAGAGATGGACCCAAAGCTGCTTGTCCAGATGCATTACGGCTCTATGGTCTACATGGTGAAAAGTTATTTGCAGGGCAATTCGGATTTAACCGATGCCGGGATTGGGCAGGCGATCGAAGTATGCTGGCAGGGAGCCATCAGAGGGTAA
- a CDS encoding cytochrome c biogenesis CcdA family protein, which translates to MDILLAFSAGLLSFLSPCVLPLIPVYLSYIAGTSATDLKNSPNKLTVISQTVLFILGFSILFVLLGISVSTVSRLLSEHMRLVQQIGGALIVVFGLHMTGLLRIKLLYSEKRYLPSGSPGKKAGALVLGMAFAVGWTPCIGPILSSILIYAGSMATLGKGVLLLSMYALGLAVPFLLSAVLIDNLTAYLRKVTKHLPKISVASGVVMMLMGVLVFTNQLEVFSKYAGLIQL; encoded by the coding sequence ATGGATATTTTATTAGCTTTCTCGGCGGGACTGCTGTCCTTCTTATCGCCTTGCGTTCTTCCTCTCATTCCGGTCTATCTCAGCTATATTGCCGGTACATCGGCTACCGATCTGAAGAACAGCCCCAATAAGCTTACGGTTATCTCGCAGACGGTGCTGTTTATTCTCGGCTTCTCCATCCTGTTTGTCCTGCTCGGGATATCCGTCAGCACCGTCAGCCGGTTGTTATCCGAGCATATGCGGCTTGTGCAGCAGATCGGCGGAGCGCTGATTGTTGTTTTTGGCCTGCATATGACGGGGCTGCTGCGAATCAAGCTGCTCTATTCCGAGAAGCGGTATCTGCCAAGCGGATCACCCGGAAAAAAAGCGGGAGCACTCGTATTGGGTATGGCATTTGCCGTCGGCTGGACGCCTTGCATCGGGCCGATTCTATCCTCTATTCTGATCTACGCCGGAAGCATGGCGACCCTTGGGAAGGGAGTGCTCCTGCTGTCGATGTACGCTTTGGGACTTGCCGTTCCGTTTCTGCTCTCTGCCGTGCTGATCGATAATCTAACCGCGTATCTCCGAAAAGTGACGAAACATCTCCCGAAGATCTCGGTTGCAAGCGGAGTTGTCATGATGTTGATGGGCGTACTTGTGTTTACGAATCAGCTGGAGGTATTCAGCAAGTATGCCGGTCTTATTCAACTATAG